The region ACAAGAATTACGGCGACGAGAACAACCTGAAAGGTCCCCCTCCTGACGTTGAATCGACGCGTCGTCTCTGAATCCTCTGACACGAGAATAGCAGTGTACTTTTTGCTCGGCATAAAACCTCTGTTTAGAACTCCTCCGCTTCCATGTCTGCAAAAAGCTCCAGCAGGCGCTGCAGATCATCCTGGGAATAGTACTCCACCTCGATGACGCCCCCCTTCGATCTCTCACGGATCGTCACCTTCGTCCCAAGAATCGCAATCAGGTCATTCTCTACTTTCCGTATCTCCACTGACTTTGGAACGGAAAGGAGATGGCTGCGTCTCATCGCCTTCTTCTCACCGGCCATTGCATTCGCCACCAGTTCTTCCGTTGCCCGAACTGACTCATCCCTCTCCACGATTCTCTTCCAAAGTCGCACCATGTCCCGGGTGTTTTTGAGTCCCAGAAGGGCCCTTGCGTGACCCGCTGTAATCTCCTCACGCTTCAGACTCTCTTTGATCCGTTCAGGAAGATTTAGGAGCCGCAGCGTATTTGAGACAGCCACGCGGCTTTTCCCCACCGCCCTGGCTATCTCGGCGTGAGA is a window of Candidatus Neomarinimicrobiota bacterium DNA encoding:
- a CDS encoding ParB/RepB/Spo0J family partition protein → MTADRLGKGLGALIGRTFEETAGPESTLLVPIDRITPNPFQPRQDFESPGANRSLEELANSIREKGIIQPITVRSKGDGYELIVGERRWRAAKLAGLEEIAALILEIDSDVEMMEYALIENLQRENLNAIEEAEAYATLKKKYTLSHAEIARAVGKSRVAVSNTLRLLNLPERIKESLKREEITAGHARALLGLKNTRDMVRLWKRIVERDESVRATEELVANAMAGEKKAMRRSHLLSVPKSVEIRKVENDLIAILGTKVTIRERSKGGVIEVEYYSQDDLQRLLELFADMEAEEF